TCGTTCGCGAATATGTGCCAAGCTGTGAAGGATTCGCCCGCGCCAGCCTCCGTGCCTGTGGATAACTATGATGACACGTCAATGAACTGGCCAAGTTATCCACAGATTGATAGGGCTAAGGACTTTTGCTCTGGTGTGGGCTTGCGTGATTTACGAAGCTTAAAACTATGACAAACTCATCTACTCTTCGTACACCAGGACAGCTACTATCCAACATTCCCGGAATCCTGGGATTCTATCCTTCAGACTCTATAGTCCTCATGGCTTTTGAAGAAAGCGACGGGGCGCTCACCCTTGGCCCGACCCTTCGATTCGACATCGCAGATGTCAGCTCCACATTGACTGAAGCTCTCACAGCCATCGACTATCACCGTTGCGTTTTTATCATGCCCTTTGCCATCACGACTTCTGCCAACACAGACCTGCACAGCATCGCCAACGAAATCTTCAATCAGGCAGCCTTGTTGGAAATGCCCATCACGGGGATGTGGCACACCACCGAGATTGCAGAGGGAGAGCCCTTTGGAATGATTGCCCGGGACTTGAACGATATCCACCCAGACTTCATCGACATGGAAGAACTCCCTGAACACTGGAAGAGGGGACGCATTGAGAACATCGTGAACTCAGCAACAATGGAGCCTTTCATCCGCGAAGGCCGCCTGCCAGGTTTTGACCGTGATGAAGCGCACGCGCCACTGCACACGCGCAATCACATCATCGATGCCGACACCTTGGAACTCACTCGAGCTCAGGCACTGCATGCAGCAATGATCATGCAAGACAAAAACACTCTTGACAATCCACGTTATGGCTACGACTTGGCAGACCTGCTCGATGAATGCGAGGAGCTCATCTTCCAGGCGTCTACCTATGGATATGATGCGGCCGATAGCTGCCTGCATGACATTGGGCTGCTTGGAGTTGCCGCGATGACAATGGCAAATAACTACGTCCGTGACCTCACCGCAGCGACATATCTTGACCACCCTGAGCAAACCGCAGCGATCATGCTCGCGACCTCACAATCGTTCACCGGAGAAATCCGCAACAATGCCCTGTGTATCTACGCAGCGGCACAGATCAAACGTGGCATGCCGATGTACGCGGGAATGGCACTCGGAGCTTCCCAAGGAGCAGACCGGAGTCACTCTCTGACCACACTGATGTTGCAGTGCTACCTCAACGGCCTAGCTAATAACTGCGTGGACAATATCTACCAGGGAAGCACGAATGCCCGCAGCCATCATTACAGGCAACGGGCGCAGAAAAATCAGGGCAAGAAAAACCCTCCAAGCTCAGGCGATTCCTCCCGTGAATCACGGGAGTCTGACACACCTGATTTCGACGACGCAGCCTAGCGCGCCGGGCTCGGCGCGGTGACTCTTTGACTCTTAC
This region of Corynebacterium casei LMG S-19264 genomic DNA includes:
- a CDS encoding DUF4192 domain-containing protein produces the protein MTNSSTLRTPGQLLSNIPGILGFYPSDSIVLMAFEESDGALTLGPTLRFDIADVSSTLTEALTAIDYHRCVFIMPFAITTSANTDLHSIANEIFNQAALLEMPITGMWHTTEIAEGEPFGMIARDLNDIHPDFIDMEELPEHWKRGRIENIVNSATMEPFIREGRLPGFDRDEAHAPLHTRNHIIDADTLELTRAQALHAAMIMQDKNTLDNPRYGYDLADLLDECEELIFQASTYGYDAADSCLHDIGLLGVAAMTMANNYVRDLTAATYLDHPEQTAAIMLATSQSFTGEIRNNALCIYAAAQIKRGMPMYAGMALGASQGADRSHSLTTLMLQCYLNGLANNCVDNIYQGSTNARSHHYRQRAQKNQGKKNPPSSGDSSRESRESDTPDFDDAA